DNA sequence from the Brachybacterium avium genome:
TTCGCCGACGACCACGGCGTGCGCCATCGCATCGCCTTCCTGCCCGACTACGACATCCGGATGGCCTCCGTGCTGATCGCCGGCTCGGACGTGTGGCTGAACAATCCGGTCCGGCCAGAGGAGGCCTCCGGCACCTCCGGCATGAAGGCGGTGCTCAACGGCGGCCTCACCTTCTCGGTCTCCGACGGCTGGTGGGACGAGATGAAGGATGACGAGGCGGGATGGACCATCCCCACCGCGGACGTCCAGGACCAGGCCCGCCGTGATGAGATCGAGGCCGACGCCCTCTACGAGATCCTCGAGCAGTCGATCGTGCCCCTGTTCTACGAGCGTGACGCCCGTGGCATGCAGCGAGGCTGGATGACGAAGGTCCGTTCCTCGCTGGTGAAGGTGGCTCCCCGGATCACCGCGGGTCGCATGGTCCGCGACTACGTCACGGACCTGTACCTGCCCGCCGCCAGGGCGGCGTCCGCCTTCGCCTCGGATCCCTCGCTGGCCGGTGAGTTCATCGCCTGGAAGGAAGAGATCCAGGACGCCTGGTCCCGGGTGTCGGTGAGGAATGTGAGCCTGGAGGGCGCGGACGGGGCCGCGGTGTCCACCGGCGCCGAGCTCACCCTCATCGCCGATGTCGAGCTGGGCGGTCTGCGCGACACGGATGTGCTGATCGAAGCGGTCCTCGGCGAGATCGGCGCCGGGGATGAGATCATCGAGCCCCAGCTGATCCCGCTGCAGCGCGGGGAGGACGGCCGCTGGGCCGCCCGCTTCGCCCTCACCGTCCCCGGTGAGGTGGGCTTCACCGTGCGGGTCACTCCGCAGCACCCGGTGCTGGCCTCCCGCGCCGAGCTCGGGCTGGTGACCACCGCCTGAGCGGCCCTGCCGCATCCTGCTCGAAAGGTTCCGATCCGTGCCGACCCGCCGCCAGCTCCTGTTCACCACCGCTGCGCTGGGAGCGGCGGGAATCGGGACCCTCTCGGGGTGCTCCCGCGACCGTCCGGTCGAGCTCGAGGACGGGGACAGGCTGCGGATGCGGGTATGGAGCGAGTCCGCGGCGACGGCCTACGAGGCCTCCCTGGAGGATTTCACCTCCGCGACCGGCATCGACGTCGAGCTCGAGGTGCTCGGCTGGGACGACTACTGGGAGCAGCTGCCGATGGACGTGGCCTCCGGGGATCTGCCCGATGTGCTCTGGATGAACACCGCCAACCTGGCCCAGGCCCACGCCAGCGGGACGCTGTTGGAGGTCGGAGAGATCGTGGGGGAGGACGCCGCGGGCTGGGAGAGCGCGGCCACCGACCTCTATCGCATCGATGAGGGCCTGTGGGGGGTGCCGCAGGTGTGGGAGCAGAGCATCCTGGTGGCCCATGAGGGCCTGGTCGCTGCGGCCGAGGGGGATGCCGCAGCGCTGGTCTTCGATTCCGCAGCCCCGTCGGATCCGCTGCGGGAGCTCTCCCGCGCCCTCACCGTGGACGGGGAGGGGCGCCGGCCCGGGGAGCCGGACTTCGACCCCGCCACCCGCAAGACCTTCGGGTTCAGCGCCCATCCCGATCGCACCGCGGTGCTGGGACCGTTCATCGCCGCCCAGGGCGGCAGCTGGCAGGACGAGAAGGGGGCGATGAGCTTCGCCTCCGCCGAGGGCATCGCGGCCGTGCAGTACCTGGCGGACCTCGCCTCCGCGCACCTGGGCCCGGCCGGGCAGGACACCGTCGCCGACCCGTCGCTATGCAGGACGCTGTTCCTGGAGGGAAAGCTCGGCCTGCTCCAGACCGGGACCTACGACCTGCACACCCTTTCCGAAGAGATCGACGGCACGTTCACCTGGGGGATCCATCCGGTCGTCGCAGGCCCCGAAGGCACGCGGCCCCTGGTGCACTCGATCGCCGCTCTCGGGATCGATCCTGGTGATGATGACCGTGAGAAGGCGATCGGTGAGCTGCTGCGCTGGCTCGGCGGCGTCGAGGGCCAGCGCCCGCTGGCCGAGAACCGGCTGGGCATCCCCGCCCACCGTGACCTGCGCGGTGCATGGGAGAAGAGCTGGGACGCCGCCGGCGTGGACGTCTCGGTGATCGAGGTCCCCGAGGAGGCCGCCCGACCCGAGATCGGGGACCGCTCGGGGATCGCGACCGGTACGGCGATGCCCATCATCGCCGAGGTGTTCCTCGGCGAGACCGACGCCGCCGAGGCCCTGCCCCGCGCGCAGCAGGCCGCGCGGGAGGCCATGGGCTGAGCGCCAGGGCGGAGCAGCGCGGGGCGTGACAGGTCGCCCCCGGTCGGGGAGACTCGGGCGCACGCGCATCGTTGCACCGAGGGAGGACCCGCCATGGCTGCCGCATCTCATCCCGCCCAGGAGGCCCTGTTGGCCCGGATCCATAGCCTGCTCCCACCCGGCAGAGCTGTCCGGGAGGTGGCGATGTTCGGCGGACGGGCGGTGATGCTCGAGGACGCGATGCTGGTCTCCGCCGGGCGCGACGGTTCGCTGCTGGTGCGGGTCGCTCCCGAACGGCACGCCGAGCTGCTGACGCGGGACGGTGCCGGGCAGGCGGAGATGGGCACGGAGCGGACGATGGGGGAGGGCTGGATCGAGGTCGAGCCACGCGTGCTGGTCGAGGACATCGACCTGGGTCGCTGGCTCCAGGACGCCCTGGAGTTCCACGACCGCTGACCTCAGCGCTGGCCGGCCGTCCGGATCATGCCCTCCTGGGTGACGGTCGCGACCAGGTCGCCGGCTCGGTCGAAGACCTGCCCGTGGGTGAGGCCGCGCCCACCGGCGGCGGAGGGGGAGCGCTGCACGTACAGCAGCCAGTCGTTGGCATCCACGTGCTTGTGCCACCAGATCGCGTGGTTGATGGTGGCCATCTTCAGCCCCGGCGTCATCCAGCTCAGCCCCTGCCGGCGCAGGATCGGCTCGAAGGGGGTGTAATCGCTCGCGAAGGCGAGGATCGCGTCGTGCAGCAGCGGCTCCGCCTCGACGGGGGCGAGGGTGCGCATCCAGACCATCTGCGCATCCGCGGTGTCGGAGGCCGGATCGGGCTGCAGGTAGATCGGATCGGTGACGTGCCGGATGTCGATCGGGCGCTGGGTGGCCCAGTACCGCGCCACCGGATGATCGATCCCGGCGAGCACCTCCGCTGTGGTGGGCAGCCCCTCGGGATCCGGCGCCTGGGGCGCCCGCTCCTGATGCTCGAGACCGTCCTGGGACTCCTGGAAGGAGGCGGTCATCGCGAGGATCGTGCGCTCCTCCTCGTCGGCCTCTGTTCCCGGCTGGGTGGCCAGCACGCGGCGCACCGAGAAGGAACCGCCGTCCCGCAGCGCATCGACCTGGAAACGAATCGGGTGCGCAGGATCGCCGGGGGCCAGGAAATAGGAGTACATCGAGTGGATCCGACGGTCGGCCGACACCGTGCGGCCCACTGCGGTCACCGCCTGGCCCATCACCTGGCCGCCGAAGACGTGCCCGCCGGGCTGTGGTGAGGAGTCGCCCTGGTACGCGGCGACGGTGGCAGGGGTGGAGAACTCACCGAACGGCGCGATCTCGCGCAGGTCCAGCAGGCCCACCAGACCGGCAGCGATCTCCGAGGGGTCGGTGTGCGGAAACGTCATGGCTCCGATCGTACTGGGCGAGCGGCCTACCATGAGCACCATGCCTTCTCATATCGCTGCCGATGCACCTGATCTCACGCCCGGGCCGCTGGACGTGCCGATCCCGGTCCGCTGGACGGACCTGGACGCCTACGGGCACGTGAACAACGCCGCGGTGGTGCGTCTGCTCGAGGAGGCGCGCATCGCCGCGTTCTGGCAGCCGCCCGCAGAGCAGCTCGCCCTCGGCGCCCCGCAGCCTCCGGCGGCGCTCCCGGTCAGCGGTGCGGGAGCTGCGCTCAGCACCGTCATCGCCTCGCAGCGGATCGAATATGCCCGATCGCTCGGCCATCGCCGTGACGGTGTGGTGGTGAGGCTGTGGCTCTCGCGGATCGGCGGGGCGAGCCTGAGCGTGGACTACCTGGTGCTCACCCGCGATGACCCCGAGGGCGCCGCGCCCTACGCCCGGGCCCGCACCGTGGTGGTGCTGGTCGATGCGGAGACCGGGGCCCCGGTGCGTCTGGAGCCGGAGACCCGGGCCACGCTCGAGGCGTTCACGGCGGAGCCGCTGCGCTTCCGCGACTGACGCGGAGAGCTTCTCAGCTCAGCCGGCCCGGCACGTCCTGGCCGGCCGCCGGTGCCTCGCCGCCATCGACCGTGTTGATCAGCGAGTGGGCCGCCCGGTCGAGGTAGTCCCACAGCGTCTGCTCATGCAGCGGCGCCAGATCCAGGGTGTCCAGGGCGTTGCGCATATGGCGCAGCCACGCGTCGCGGGCCGAGGGCGAGACCGGGAAGACGGCATGCCGCATCCGCAGCCGAGGATGGCCGCGCTCCTGGCCGTAGGTCTTCGGACCTCCCCAGTACTGCTCCAGGAAGGTGCACAGGCGATGCCTCGCCCCGGTGAGATCCTCCTCGGGGTACATCGGGCGCAGTTCGGGATCCTCGGCGACACCCTCGTAGAAGCGATCCACCAGGAGCTTGAAGGTCTCGTGGCCGCCGACGGCCTCGTAGAAGCTGATCTGTGCGGGCTGCGAGGCAGGACTGGTCATGTCTGGGATCCTCCCATGGAGCGGACGGGGAACGGGGATGGGCAGATCAGCTCTGCACGGTCTCGACGAAGCGGGGCATGGCGAAGGCGATGTCGGCCGCGGCGAAGCCGGCCCGGATGCGGGCACGCAGCTCCCGCTCCACGCCCCACTGCTGCCCGGGTGCGGTCTGGATCGTGACCCGCCGCTGATAGCGGTTCCCGTCCACGTCCAGGATGCCGGTGATCGCGGCGGGGGCGAGCACGGTGTCGTTCCATGCGGGGTCCTCGGAGATCTCGGCGGAGACCTTCTCGACCACCTCGGTGACCAGCTCGTCGTCGGCCTCTGCGGCGATGTCGAGGATCACCACCGCGGTGGAGAAGCCGCGGGCGTAGTTGCCCACCCGGATGATCTCGCCGTTGCGCACCGTCCACAGCACCCCATCGATGCCGCGCACCTGGGTGGCACGCAGATTGATCGACTCGACGGTGCCCTCGGCGTACTCGAGATCCACCCAGTCGCCCACGGCGACGATGTCCTCGAAGAGCATCACGACGCCGGCGACCACATCCTTGATGATGGTCTGCGCGCCGATGCCGGCCGCCAGGCCGACGACGCCGAGGCTCGCGATGACCGGGGCGATGTTCACCCCGATCTCGGAGAGGATCATCATCGTGGCGATCGCCCAGATCATCACGTGGGCGATGTTCCGTGCCACGTTCGAGAGCGTGCTCGCACGCTGTTCGCGACGGGCCTGGGCGGCCCGCTGCGACTTCGGATCCCGACGGATGACGGTGCCGGTCACGGTCGAGATCTTCGCCCCGGACTGCACCATGGTGCGGAAGAAGCGGCGCAGGAACCAGCCGACGGCCAGGCTCAGCAGCGTCGCGGCCACCAGGATGACCACGATCTTGATCCCGCTGCTGAGCAGCCATCGCACCAGCTGGTCCATCAGCGTCAGCGCATCGTCGGTGGTGGGGGCGGCCAGGAGCGGGCCGAGGTCGAGAGGAGCGTCCAACATGCCTTCGACGATAGTGCCCGGCGGCGCTGATGTCCGAGCCCGCGAAGGGCGAGGTCGGTCACCGTCCGACCTCGCCCCTCATGGCGTTCCCGTCAGCGGACGTCCGCGGCGCGGACCTTCTCCTGCCGGGCCACGGTGTCGCGGCCCTCGATGATGATCCGGCGCAGACCGAAGGGGGCCTCCTCGGCCTCCGCCAGCCAGGCATCGGCGGCGTCGAGCACGCCCTGCTCGCCGTAGGAGTGCGGGAAGTATCCGCCGACGAGACGGGTCGCGATCTCGTTCGAGCGCTCCGCCCACACCGCCCGGACCATGTCGAAGTAGCGCTGACGGTAGGGGACCAGCAGCGATTCATCGGTGACCCGGCGGAAGCCCTGGATCACGGCGGTGATCGATTCGTTGGCCAGGGTGTCCTTCTCGACCGTGCGGCGCCAGGCCTTGGCCTTGGCGGCCTCGGTCGGCAGTGCGGCCCGGGCGGTCAGGGCGTGCTTCCGGCCCGACTGGGTGTCGTCCGAGGCGAGCTGCTCGTCGATCCCGGCGGCGTCGATCCCGCCCAGCACCGCGAGCGAGATCACCAGCTTCCAGCGCAGGTCGGTGTCGATCTCGCGGCCCGGCAGGGTGACCGTGCCGCCCAGCAGGCCCTCGAGGGTGTGACGGTGCCCCTCGGAGCGGGCGAGTCGCGCGAAGGACTCCATGAACTGCAGCTGCGCGTCGGAGCCGGCCGCAGCCGCCTCGGCGAGCTCCCAGACCGCGGTGGCCGCGGACTCGGTGCGCCGCTCCCGCTGGTCGACCGCGGCATAGGGGCCGGCGACCGTCTCCAGCTGCTGCAGCAGGGTGCGCACCACAGAGGAGGAGTCCTCCCCGGTGAGGTGGGCCAGCACCAGCTGCTGGTAGCGGCGGCTGGGCAGCTCGCCGTCGCGGACCATGTCCCAGGCGGCGGACCACAGCAGGGTGCGGGCCAGGGAGTCGTCGAGGTCGCGCAGGTGCTCCATCGCGACCGCCAGAGACCCCTCATCCAGGCGGACCTTCGCGTAGGTGAGGTCGCCATCGTTGACCAGCCACAGATCCGCGTGCTTCCCGGTCAGCTCCGGGACCTCAGTGAGCTCCCCGTCGACGTCCAGCTCGACGCTCTCGGTGCGGACCAGGGCGCCGTCGTGCAGCGAGAAGCCACCCACCTGCAGGCGGTGCGGGCGCAGGGTCTGGTGCTCCTCGGGAGCGTGCTGGGCGATCGCGAACCGGGTCACGGCCCCCTCGTCGTCGCGCTCGATCACCGGGCGCAGAGTGTTCACCCCGGCCCGCTGCAGCCAGAGCCCGGCCCAGCTGGAGAGGTCGCGGCCGCTGGTGGCCTCGAGCTCGACCAGCAGATCGGAGAGCTCGGTGTTGCCCCAGGCATGCTTCGCGAAATAGGCCCGGACCCCGGCGAAGAACTCCTCCCGCCCCACGTAGGCGACCAGCTGACGCAGCACCGAGGCGCCCTTGGCATAGGTGATCCCGTCGAAGTTGGTCTCCACCGCCTCGAAGTCGACCATGTCGGCGACGATCGGGTGGGTCGAGGGCAGCTGGTCCTGCTGGTAGGCCCAACCCTTCTCCGAGAGCGCGAAGGTGGTCCAGGAATCGCTCCAGCGGGTGACCTCGGCGCTGGCCAGCGTCGAGGCGTACTCGGCGAAGGACTCGTTCAGCCACAGATCGTCCCACCAGCGCATGGTCACCAGATCGCCGAACCACATGTGAGCCAGCTCGTGGAGGATCGTGAGGTCGCGGCGCTCGCGCACCGCATCGGAGACCTCGGAGCGGAACACATAGGCCTCGACATAGGTGATCGCACCGGGGTTCTCCATCGCGCCCATGTTGTACTCCGGCACGAACACCTGGTCGTACTTGCGGAACGGGAAGTCCCGGTCGAAGGCCTCCTCGTAGAAGTCGATGCCGGCCCGGGTCACGTCGATGACGTCCTGCGCATCCACGTGCTCAGCGAGCGAGGCGCGGGCGAAGACCCCCATCGGGATCGTGCGCCCGTCACGGGTGACGATCTCTCCGGTGCCGCCCTGATAGTTCCCGGCGATCAGTGCGACCAGGTAGGTGGAGATCCGCTCGGTGGGGACGAAAGCCCAGGTGGCGACCCCCTCCCCGGCAGGGCTGGGTTCCGGGGTGGGAGCGTTGGAGATGACGCGCCAGTGCGCCGGGGCCGTGACGGTCAGGGCGAAGGTGGCCTTCAGATCGGGCTGCTCGAAGCAGGCGAACATGCGCCGGGCGTCGGAGACCTCGAACTGGGAGTACAGGTAGACCTCGTCGTCGACCGGATCTACGAAGCGGTGCAGGCCCTCGCCGGTGTTCATGTACCGGCCCGTGGCCAGGATCCGCACGGTATTCTCGCCCTCGGCGAGGGCGGGCAGCTGCACCCGGGCGCCGTCGAAGCGGGAAGCGGGTTCGGACAGCAGCTCTCCGTTGAGCTCGATCTCCTGGACGGACTGCGCGATGAGGTCGACAAAAGTGGGTCGGGCGGCGGTGGAGGTGAAGCGGAGGGTGGTCTCGGTGAGGAACGTCCGCTCATCGGTGGTGAGGTCCAGGCGGATGTCGTAGGAGTCGGTGCTGAGGAACGAGGCGCGGCTGCGGGCCTCGTCGCGAGTGAGGTTCTCGGATGACATGGGCTCCATCCTGCCACCCGATGGTGGTCCGGAAGTCCCTGCGCGCCCGGCGGGCCCTGCGGTATCGGCTCAGCGCCTGGTGAGGTCGAGGTCCCAGGTGTAGTGCGAGGGGAGCGGGGCAGCGGCCAGGAGGGGTCCGGGAAGAAGTACTCGTATCCGGCGGAGAAGGGGTATCGCCAGTCGGCGATGTGCTGCTCTGCCTGTCGGCCTGCGGCCCGGATACCGTCGATCTCCTCGGCGGAGAAGTAGCCGGTGCGCTCGGCGCCCTCGAGCTCGTCCTCGTCCTTGTAGTGCCAGTCGCGGCGCGGCAGCACCACCAGGTCCAGGACGAGGTCGCGGGTGGCCACGCCCTCCTCAGTGCGCTCGTAGGGAGTTTCGAGGTTCACGTAGTAGCAGCCCAGCGAGCCGTCGTCCTTGAAGAACAGCCAGATCGAGTAGGGGGTGTCCGGCAGGCCGATCATCAGGATGCCGTTGCCGGTCCAGAGCTGTTTGGACTGCACCCGCGGTGCGGTGAACATGCCCTCGTCACCGGCACGGCGCAGGGCTGCCCCGGTCTCCAGGACGGGCAGCAGCACTTCGGTGCCGGGCGCGATCCAGACCGCCACTCCGCGGTCGTCGTCCAGCACGACGGTGCCGGGGCGGACGGTGCGGGTGGGGTGCTGAGGGGTGTAGTAGGTCCAGGTCACCTGGTCGCCGGGCGACCAGCGTGGGGTGGAAGACATGGTGGTGGTCCCGGCCGGGTCGGCCTCCACGGACGCCCCGTACCGTCCGGCCACCGGGCCGGGGCTGCTCTGCCCGTGAGGGGGTAGGCGTATGGGACGACCATACCGCCCGCCCCCGTGCCGTGCAGGAGACGCGCCGGTGCGCGGCCGCCGCGGCCGAGGCCGGGGACGGGTCAGGAGATGGAGGCTCCGCGCAGCTGCGCCGCCAGCGGGCAGTCCATGGGATCGGCATGTCCCAGGCCCACCCGGTTGAGGTACTTGATGATGATCCCGTAGGAGGTCAGCAGGTTCGTCTCGGTGTAGATGATCCCGCGCTCGGTGCAGAACTGCTTGACGATCGGCTTCGCCCTGCGCAGGTTCGCCGAGGGCATGCGGGGGAACAGATGGTGCTCGATCTGCAGGTCCAGCCCGCCCATCGCCCAGTTCATCAGCAGACCGCCCTTGATGTTGCGGCTGGTGAGGACCTGCCGGCGCAGGAAGTCGACCTGGAGGCCCTTCGGGATCAGCGGCATGCCCTTGTGGTTCGGGGCGAAGGACGAGCCCATGTAGACCCCGAAGACGGCCATCTGCACGCCGAGGAACGCCAGGCCCATGCCCAGCCCCAGGGTCGCCAGCACGATCGCGGGGAACCCGATCACGCGCACCAGCACGAGCGCCAGCTCGACCCGGCGGTGCTTGGCCTTCTTGTTCTTGACCAGCGCCGTGATCCCCTCGTAGTGCAGCACGAAGCCGAACAGGGTGAGGATAGGGAAGAACGCCCAGCCCTGTCGCTTCGCGAACCAGGCCATGAAGCCGGTGCGCTCGCTCATGTCCTCGGGATCGAACACCAGCGTGCCGGCGGCGATGTCGCCGTCGCGGCCGATGGTGTTGGGGTTCGCGTGGTGCTTGTTGTGCTTGCGGTTCCACCAGGCGATGGCCAGTCCCACCACGAGGTTGCCGATGATGCGGGAGAACCAGGCGTTGTGCCGGCCGGAGGAGAAGATCTGCTGATGCGCGGCGTCGTGGCCGAGGAACGCGGCCTGCGTGAACAGGATCCCGAACAGTGCCGCGACGGCGAGCTGCCACCAGGTGCTGCCCAGGGTCAGCAGCAGCACGAAAGCGCCGACGAGGGCGAGCGTGAGCAGTGCCGTGCGCACCATGTAGGAGCGGACATTGCGCCCCATCAGCCCGGCCTCCTTCACCCGTTCGGCGAGCTCGAAGTAGTCCCGGGTCTGGGCGTCGGCCCGGGGCCTTCGGGCGGCGGGCGCGGGACGCGGTGAGGCAGTGGTGGTCATGCCGTTGACGCTAGAGCGCCGGGCGATGCCGGCGCGTCCCCCGCGGGAGCGAACCTGCACCCCCTACCGGGGTAGGGGGTCGGCGAGCGGGATCCGGGCGGTGACGGCGAAACCGCCGTCAGTCCTCGCCGCCGCCTCCACCGTGCCGCCGAGCGCCCGGACCCTCTCCCGGGTCCCGGACAGCCCCAGCCCCGAGCCCGGGATCGTCTCCTGCGGATCCTCGGGGCGCTCGTTGACCACCTCGACCAGGAGGGCACCGCCGGAGGGTGTCACCCGCACCCGGATCGCTGCACCGCGGGCATGGCGCAGTGCATTGCTCAGCCCCTCCTGGACGACCCGGTACGCGGTCAGGCCCACGGTGGGCGTCACCTCCGGCGGCGAGATCTCGGCGGTGATGGTCGCGCCTGAGGCCCGGGTGGAGCGGAGCAGCTCCGTGAGGTCCTCGAGCCCCGGCATCGGCACCTCGTCGAGGATCTCGTCGGTGCGCAGGATCGCCAGCAGCGAGCGCATCTCGCCGAGGGCCTGTCGGGAGGAGGCGGCGATGTCCTCGAACTCCCGCTCGGTGTCCGGATCCAGGCCGGGCAGCCGGAACTTCGCAGTGCCGGCCTGCACCGTGATCACGGACATGGAGTGGGCGACGACGTCGTGCAGCTCGCGGGCGATGCGGCTGCGCTCCTCGAGCTCGTAGCGGCGTCGCACCTCCTCGGCGCTCAGGGTCTGCGCCCGTTCGATCTGCCCGCTGACCAGCACCCACTGCCGAACCGTGATGCCCAGCAGCACCACCCCGCCGCTGACCGCCAGCAGCACCACCCCGTTGGTCATCACCTCTCGCAGGGTGCCCCCCGGCGCGGTCGAGGCGTCGGTCAGCAGCAGGGTGACCAGGGTCAGGACGGCCCCCGCGGACCAGGTGGAGACGGACCAGTACCAGCGATGCAGCACCGCCAGCACGAGCAGGGTCAGGCAATGGGTCAGCAGCGAGGTCACCGGCCAGGGCCAGGGTGCAGCGGCCTGGGCCGGAGCGGTCACCAGCATCATGGCAGCGATCGCCACCACCGACAGTGACAGCCCGGCCCAGGGCCAGCGCACCGCGAGCAGGGCGGAGACCGCAGCCGCGACCGTCACCAGCATCGCCGGCGCCGGATGCACCTCGTAGACGGTGGTGGTGACCGGCCACGCCACGACCGCCAGCACGAACGCGAGGAAAGCGATCGTCATCCGGGTCCAGGCGCTCTCCCGCAGGCGGGCATCGGCCTCTGCCGAGCGCGGCGGCGGGATCGCCCCCCGCAGGCTCGAACCGGGCACCGCGCCGCCGAGCAGAGGTGCCGTGACCACGAGGTCCAGCAGCGCCAAGGCATGCACCATCGCCGGGAAGGAGAGCGTGAGCACCAGGCCGACGACCATGACCAGTGCCCACTGGCCGGGCAGGACGTCGTTCCGCTCCGGCAGCAGGGATCCCCACGCCCACCAGGTCAGCCCGCCCACGGCACCGGTGATCCAGGCGATCGTGGTCCCGGCGGTGAGCGCCCGGACCGGGAGTGCGATCACCGCCTCGAAGGCCAGGTCGAGCCAGCGACGGGAATCGGTGATCAGGCGCAGCATGCCGATAGCGCCCGGACCGCGGCGCCGGTACGTCGCAGGGGTGACCTCGATGCCCCAGCGGCGCAGCCGTGCCCGATCCAGTCGGGCCCAGGCGGAGGCGAGCGTCAGCACCGCCGGGATCAGGAGCACTCCCACCCAGACGATCGAGAGCGCTGCCGAGATCGCGATCAGCGGCAGCAGCGTCAGGGCAGCGAACAGGGTCAGCGGCAGTCCGGGGATGACCAGGGCCAGGTCATGCCGGAGTCGACGCAGCGCATGGCGATCAGGGATGAGGAACATCCACGCTCCCTCCAGGTGGGCGAGGATACGGTGTCGCCATGGGCCAGCCAGCGCGAGACGACATCCGGGTGCTGATCGTCGATGACCAGTCGATGATCCGCGGCGGCTTCGAGGCGCTGCTGAACGCGCAGGACGGGATCGAGGTGGTGGGCACCGCATCCGACGGGGCGGGCATCGCCGAGGTGGTCGAGGAGCTGCGGCCCGACGTGGTGCTGATGGATATCCGGATGCCGCAGGTCGGCGGGCTCGAGGCTACTCGGACGCTGCTCGAGCTGCCCGGGACGCCACCGAGGATCATCATGCTGACCACCTTCGATGCCGATGAGTACGTCTTCGCAGCCCTGCGGGCCGGGGCCAGCGGGTTCCTGCTCAAGGATTCCACACCCCAGGAGCTGGTCCAGGCGGTGCGGGTGGTGGCCGAGGGGGAGTCGCTGCTCGCCCCGCGGGTGACGCGTGCGCTGATCGCCGACTTCGTGGCCCGTCCCGAACGCTCCCAGGGCGCGGAGGCGAGCCTGTCCGTGCTCACCGAGAGGGAGCTGGACGTGCTGCGGCTGGTCGCCCGGGGACTGGCCAATCGCGAGATCGCCGAGTCGCTGGTGATGGCGGAGCAGACCGTCAAGACGCATGTCTCGCGCATCCTCGGCAAGCTGATGCTGCGCGACCGCACCCAGCTGGTGGTCGCCGCGTATGAGTCCGGGCTGGTGCGGCCCGGGGAGTGAGCCCGCGATCGCGGGCTCAGCCGAGCGCCGACCACACCAGCGCGGTGGCGCCGGCGAAGCACAGCACCGCGATCAGCAGCAGCACCACCGCGGTCGCGGTCGCGCCGCCGCGGCGGGGCGCAGGGCCGGAGGGCGCTGCGGCAGTCGTCCGCGTCGGGTCATGGACGAAGCGCTCGGTCGTGCTGGCGGAGGGGGCCGGTGGGGGCGAGGTCGCGGACCTCGATCTGGCGACCAGCCGCTCATGCAGGCCGGGTGCCAGCCCTGCGAGGGTCTCGGGGCCGTCCAGAGGCACCTCCGGCAAGGCATCGGAAGCCTCGATCTGGTCGAGGATCTCGACGGGTCCGCCATCGGCGGTGCGCATCCAGGCCGCCGGCGGTGACGTGGGCAGCGGGATGCGGTCCCGGGCCTGTGCTGCGGTGGGGCGTGCCGCCGGATCGCCGAGGAGCATCCGCTGCAGCAGCTCCTCGAGCGGCCGAGCGGCCGGATCGGCGCTGTGGGCGAGGACCTCGCGCAGGCGGGCGGGGAGCTCGGCCGGCTCGAGCCGCTCCCGTGGCGGCAGCGGTGCCAGCGCCTCGAGCGCACAGGCTGCCGCCGCCCAGACGTCCTGGGCGGAGGACGTGCCCATGCCCTCGAGGATCTCCGGAGCCATGAAACCGGGTGTGCCGTGGGCGAAGCCGGTCTCCGTCAGCCGCACATCGGTCTCGTGCAGAGCGATGCCGAAATCAGCCAGCAGCAGGTGCGGACTGCCGTCACCGGTGGCCTCCAGGAGCAGATTCGCG
Encoded proteins:
- the pepN gene encoding aminopeptidase N — translated: MSSENLTRDEARSRASFLSTDSYDIRLDLTTDERTFLTETTLRFTSTAARPTFVDLIAQSVQEIELNGELLSEPASRFDGARVQLPALAEGENTVRILATGRYMNTGEGLHRFVDPVDDEVYLYSQFEVSDARRMFACFEQPDLKATFALTVTAPAHWRVISNAPTPEPSPAGEGVATWAFVPTERISTYLVALIAGNYQGGTGEIVTRDGRTIPMGVFARASLAEHVDAQDVIDVTRAGIDFYEEAFDRDFPFRKYDQVFVPEYNMGAMENPGAITYVEAYVFRSEVSDAVRERRDLTILHELAHMWFGDLVTMRWWDDLWLNESFAEYASTLASAEVTRWSDSWTTFALSEKGWAYQQDQLPSTHPIVADMVDFEAVETNFDGITYAKGASVLRQLVAYVGREEFFAGVRAYFAKHAWGNTELSDLLVELEATSGRDLSSWAGLWLQRAGVNTLRPVIERDDEGAVTRFAIAQHAPEEHQTLRPHRLQVGGFSLHDGALVRTESVELDVDGELTEVPELTGKHADLWLVNDGDLTYAKVRLDEGSLAVAMEHLRDLDDSLARTLLWSAAWDMVRDGELPSRRYQQLVLAHLTGEDSSSVVRTLLQQLETVAGPYAAVDQRERRTESAATAVWELAEAAAAGSDAQLQFMESFARLARSEGHRHTLEGLLGGTVTLPGREIDTDLRWKLVISLAVLGGIDAAGIDEQLASDDTQSGRKHALTARAALPTEAAKAKAWRRTVEKDTLANESITAVIQGFRRVTDESLLVPYRQRYFDMVRAVWAERSNEIATRLVGGYFPHSYGEQGVLDAADAWLAEAEEAPFGLRRIIIEGRDTVARQEKVRAADVR
- a CDS encoding fatty acid desaturase family protein codes for the protein MTTTASPRPAPAARRPRADAQTRDYFELAERVKEAGLMGRNVRSYMVRTALLTLALVGAFVLLLTLGSTWWQLAVAALFGILFTQAAFLGHDAAHQQIFSSGRHNAWFSRIIGNLVVGLAIAWWNRKHNKHHANPNTIGRDGDIAAGTLVFDPEDMSERTGFMAWFAKRQGWAFFPILTLFGFVLHYEGITALVKNKKAKHRRVELALVLVRVIGFPAIVLATLGLGMGLAFLGVQMAVFGVYMGSSFAPNHKGMPLIPKGLQVDFLRRQVLTSRNIKGGLLMNWAMGGLDLQIEHHLFPRMPSANLRRAKPIVKQFCTERGIIYTETNLLTSYGIIIKYLNRVGLGHADPMDCPLAAQLRGASIS
- a CDS encoding sensor histidine kinase — its product is MFLIPDRHALRRLRHDLALVIPGLPLTLFAALTLLPLIAISAALSIVWVGVLLIPAVLTLASAWARLDRARLRRWGIEVTPATYRRRGPGAIGMLRLITDSRRWLDLAFEAVIALPVRALTAGTTIAWITGAVGGLTWWAWGSLLPERNDVLPGQWALVMVVGLVLTLSFPAMVHALALLDLVVTAPLLGGAVPGSSLRGAIPPPRSAEADARLRESAWTRMTIAFLAFVLAVVAWPVTTTVYEVHPAPAMLVTVAAAVSALLAVRWPWAGLSLSVVAIAAMMLVTAPAQAAAPWPWPVTSLLTHCLTLLVLAVLHRWYWSVSTWSAGAVLTLVTLLLTDASTAPGGTLREVMTNGVVLLAVSGGVVLLGITVRQWVLVSGQIERAQTLSAEEVRRRYELEERSRIARELHDVVAHSMSVITVQAGTAKFRLPGLDPDTEREFEDIAASSRQALGEMRSLLAILRTDEILDEVPMPGLEDLTELLRSTRASGATITAEISPPEVTPTVGLTAYRVVQEGLSNALRHARGAAIRVRVTPSGGALLVEVVNERPEDPQETIPGSGLGLSGTRERVRALGGTVEAAARTDGGFAVTARIPLADPLPR
- a CDS encoding response regulator, with the protein product MGQPARDDIRVLIVDDQSMIRGGFEALLNAQDGIEVVGTASDGAGIAEVVEELRPDVVLMDIRMPQVGGLEATRTLLELPGTPPRIIMLTTFDADEYVFAALRAGASGFLLKDSTPQELVQAVRVVAEGESLLAPRVTRALIADFVARPERSQGAEASLSVLTERELDVLRLVARGLANREIAESLVMAEQTVKTHVSRILGKLMLRDRTQLVVAAYESGLVRPGE